One genomic segment of Candidatus Saccharimonas sp. includes these proteins:
- the gap gene encoding type I glyceraldehyde-3-phosphate dehydrogenase yields MSKKIAINGFGRIGRNAFKLAFERDDIEVVAINDLTDTKTLAHLLKHDSTYGTYHHDVSYDDNSIFVAGKQIRVLAEKDPALLPWGEFGVDVVIEATGLFVQPEKARAHINAGAKKVVISAPAKGEGAKFIVLGVNEHELTREDDIISNASCTTNCIAPVMAILEREFGIEKSLMTTVHSYTASQRILDAPAKDLREARSAAENIVPTTTGAAIATAKVIPSLVGKFDGLSVRVPTAVVSLSDITAVLKRNTTKEEINEVFKRAAADPFYQGILTVTEEPLVSTDFKGNSHSSIVDLELTNVVGGNLVKIVAWYDNEWGYSNRLVEIVADVAANI; encoded by the coding sequence ATGTCTAAAAAAATTGCAATTAATGGATTTGGGCGAATTGGTCGCAATGCTTTTAAATTAGCTTTCGAAAGAGATGATATTGAAGTTGTTGCTATCAACGATTTAACAGATACAAAAACCCTAGCTCATCTCTTAAAACATGACTCAACTTATGGAACTTATCATCATGACGTTTCTTATGATGATAATTCGATTTTTGTTGCCGGAAAACAAATTCGTGTTTTAGCGGAAAAAGACCCAGCACTTTTGCCTTGGGGAGAATTTGGTGTTGATGTTGTTATTGAAGCCACCGGATTATTTGTTCAACCAGAAAAAGCTCGAGCGCATATTAATGCCGGCGCTAAAAAAGTTGTAATTTCAGCTCCTGCAAAAGGTGAAGGTGCAAAGTTTATTGTGCTTGGCGTGAACGAACATGAGCTCACTCGTGAAGATGATATTATTTCGAATGCAAGCTGTACGACAAACTGTATTGCTCCTGTTATGGCAATTCTTGAACGAGAATTTGGAATTGAAAAATCTTTGATGACAACAGTTCATTCTTATACTGCAAGCCAGCGAATTCTAGATGCTCCTGCAAAAGATTTGCGAGAAGCTCGTTCTGCGGCCGAGAATATTGTTCCAACAACGACTGGTGCTGCTATTGCAACCGCAAAAGTTATTCCTTCTTTAGTTGGTAAATTTGATGGTCTTTCTGTGCGTGTTCCGACTGCGGTAGTTTCGTTAAGCGATATTACTGCTGTTTTGAAAAGAAATACCACGAAAGAAGAAATTAATGAAGTATTTAAGCGTGCTGCGGCTGATCCTTTTTATCAAGGTATTTTAACTGTGACTGAAGAACCGCTCGTATCTACAGATTTTAAAGGAAATTCTCACAGCTCTATTGTTGACCTTGAACTAACTAATGTTGTTGGTGGAAATTTGGTTAAAATTGTTGCTTGGTATGATAACGAATGGGGATATTCTAACAGATTGGTAGAAATTGTTGCAGATGTTGCAGCTAATATTTAA